The following coding sequences are from one Devosia neptuniae window:
- a CDS encoding phage tail tip lysozyme: protein MAKPNAESTFRAKAPGVMAQLIRDFPITPEDAAAILGNLGHESAGLTTLQEIKPTVAGSRGGYGWAQWTGPRRRAYEAYCKRTSKNPASDDANYSYLFVELKGIEGSEKAAIGKLTRAAGLDAKVEAFERAFLRAGVKHYPSRKQWAAIAIDAWRKQAGGVPIPKPTPVPPKEAAEKAGPPWAIIIGFVILAAALVAFFVRF, encoded by the coding sequence ATGGCCAAACCCAACGCGGAATCGACGTTCCGTGCGAAAGCGCCTGGCGTCATGGCGCAACTCATTCGCGATTTCCCCATCACCCCAGAAGACGCCGCGGCGATCCTGGGCAATCTCGGCCATGAGAGCGCCGGGCTGACCACATTGCAGGAAATCAAGCCAACAGTGGCAGGCTCTCGTGGCGGCTATGGCTGGGCTCAGTGGACCGGTCCGCGTCGTCGCGCCTATGAGGCCTATTGCAAACGCACCAGCAAGAACCCCGCCAGCGACGACGCTAACTACTCGTACCTGTTCGTCGAGCTCAAGGGCATCGAGGGCAGCGAGAAAGCCGCTATCGGCAAGCTCACCAGAGCCGCAGGTCTCGATGCCAAGGTGGAAGCCTTCGAAAGGGCATTCCTGCGTGCGGGCGTGAAGCACTATCCCAGCCGCAAGCAATGGGCCGCGATTGCCATCGACGCCTGGCGGAAGCAGGCCGGCGGCGTTCCTATTCCCAAGCCCACACCGGTCCCACCGAAAGAGGCAGCCGAAAAGGCAGGCCCGCCTTGGGCAATTATCATCGGTTTCGTCATCCTGGCCGCCGCACTGGTGGCCTTTTTTGTGAGGTTTTGA
- a CDS encoding SOS response-associated peptidase, protein MCNLYSVTTNVEAIRGYVRALRIELSTVGNFAPQTSIFPDYLAPIVRNFFDERELTRIRWGLPSSSRAIFEAAKRRAEKVQKKMGRQLTPEEFKDLLENEPDSGVTNVRNTDSQHWQRWLSPQFRCVVPFTSFSEFNREAGGDIWFAFDDSRPLAFFAGIWAPQWTSVRKIKEGRVTTDLFAFLTTEPNAEVAAIHPKAMPVILTTPEEVEIWMTAPWSEAKKLQRPLPVGSLRIISRGFKEDPPPDNDDLAPELPAEPDLF, encoded by the coding sequence ATGTGCAACCTCTATTCCGTCACCACCAATGTAGAGGCCATTCGGGGCTATGTGCGGGCGCTGCGAATAGAGCTATCGACCGTGGGCAACTTCGCACCCCAGACCTCCATCTTTCCCGACTACCTGGCGCCAATCGTGCGCAACTTCTTCGATGAGCGCGAGCTGACACGTATCCGCTGGGGCCTGCCATCATCCTCGCGCGCCATATTCGAGGCGGCGAAGCGCCGCGCCGAAAAGGTGCAGAAGAAAATGGGCCGTCAGCTGACGCCGGAAGAGTTCAAGGATCTGTTGGAAAACGAGCCGGACAGCGGGGTGACCAACGTCCGCAACACCGATAGCCAGCACTGGCAGCGCTGGCTCAGTCCACAGTTCCGCTGTGTAGTGCCCTTCACCTCATTCAGCGAGTTCAATCGGGAGGCCGGCGGCGATATCTGGTTCGCCTTCGATGACTCAAGACCGTTGGCCTTCTTCGCCGGCATTTGGGCGCCGCAATGGACCAGCGTGCGCAAGATCAAGGAAGGCCGGGTCACCACCGATCTATTCGCCTTCCTGACCACCGAGCCGAACGCAGAGGTTGCCGCCATCCACCCCAAGGCTATGCCGGTGATCCTGACGACTCCGGAAGAGGTGGAAATATGGATGACGGCGCCGTGGTCGGAAGCCAAAAAGCTGCAACGGCCATTGCCTGTTGGCTCGCTGCGCATCATCTCTCGCGGCTTCAAGGAAGACCCGCCACCTGACAATGATGACTTGGCGCCGGAACTGCCGGCTGAACCTGACCTGTTCTAG
- a CDS encoding type II toxin-antitoxin system HicB family antitoxin, translated as MKTVSYKGFQAAVEYEDGVLFVRVLHIEDLLVTQCKSVDEIAPALEELIEDYLQDCKALGKVPTKSFSGSFNVRVGEDLHRRAAVAAAERGCNLNTCLIEAVTEKLECDHLGSRFDTVFRDARQDMELLRLASGTTTMVRTETTLRHRRPLPRTQNAADVIKLAASRGSVWAHLDG; from the coding sequence ATGAAAACGGTATCGTACAAGGGGTTTCAGGCAGCCGTGGAGTACGAAGACGGCGTTCTGTTTGTGCGCGTACTCCACATTGAGGATTTGCTCGTCACTCAGTGCAAAAGCGTGGATGAAATCGCACCGGCGCTCGAAGAACTAATCGAAGACTACCTTCAGGACTGCAAAGCCCTTGGGAAGGTGCCAACGAAATCGTTCAGTGGATCGTTCAATGTGCGGGTCGGCGAAGATCTGCACCGGCGGGCGGCAGTTGCTGCGGCTGAGCGCGGCTGCAATCTCAACACCTGTCTTATCGAGGCAGTGACGGAAAAGTTGGAATGCGACCATCTAGGCTCGCGTTTTGATACTGTATTCAGGGATGCCAGACAGGACATGGAACTTCTGCGCCTAGCATCCGGGACCACTACAATGGTCCGCACTGAAACCACTTTGAGGCATCGGCGACCACTGCCAAGGACGCAAAATGCGGCTGATGTCATTAAGTTGGCAGCGTCTCGCGGTTCTGTCTGGGCACACCTAGATGGCTAG
- a CDS encoding type II toxin-antitoxin system HicA family toxin, with protein MGKTERLLAAFKECRGPFPYADLVRILNGLGYSETSTSGGSKRKFVHPVTQHIFRFHEPHPGNEILPYLVKQIRDQLSDRGLI; from the coding sequence GTGGGAAAGACGGAGAGATTACTTGCAGCGTTCAAGGAGTGTCGTGGCCCATTCCCATATGCTGACCTCGTTCGCATCCTCAACGGACTGGGATATTCCGAGACCTCCACAAGTGGAGGTAGCAAACGAAAGTTTGTGCACCCCGTCACTCAACACATCTTTCGGTTCCACGAGCCGCACCCAGGGAATGAAATACTTCCTTACCTGGTGAAACAAATCCGAGACCAGCTTTCGGACAGAGGATTGATATGA
- a CDS encoding Ppx/GppA phosphatase family protein, translated as MTDSDRSVAAVSSLDEEVAVRAPSGLAQMGRAGEAAPPGPGADQRTKPAPNPSRKHRGPIYAALDLGTNNCRLLIARPHDHGFRVLDGFTRIVRLGEGVSVTGRLSDAAMERTMEALRQCRNKLREHQPARMRLIATEACRAAENGPAFLDRVKQELGLDLEIVDRRTEAELAVTGCADLIEGTAQGALMFDIGGGSSELAWLDFRGGRPKSQGRMSASIRSWQSLPVGVVSIAEKFGGIDVTPQVFEAMVSHVSEHLRQFRGREKLRHMIGTHPVHLIGTSGTVTTLAGLHLGLERYERQKVDGLWMKRGEVDETMKVLLGMPFERRVAHPCIGKDRADLVLPGCAIFEAIRREWPTERVRVADRGLREGILISLMDADRTRNRASRYPSRRTSNG; from the coding sequence GTGACCGATTCTGATCGGTCCGTTGCCGCGGTTTCGTCGCTGGACGAAGAGGTGGCAGTCCGAGCCCCATCTGGCCTTGCGCAGATGGGAAGGGCAGGGGAGGCGGCGCCTCCAGGGCCCGGAGCGGACCAGCGGACAAAGCCCGCCCCCAATCCGTCCCGCAAACACCGCGGCCCGATTTATGCCGCGCTCGATCTGGGCACCAATAATTGCCGCCTGCTGATTGCTCGCCCGCATGATCATGGCTTTCGCGTGCTCGATGGCTTTACCCGCATCGTGCGGCTGGGCGAAGGCGTTTCGGTCACCGGGCGCCTTTCGGATGCGGCCATGGAGCGCACCATGGAAGCGCTGCGCCAGTGCCGCAACAAGCTGCGCGAGCATCAGCCCGCCCGCATGCGCCTGATCGCCACCGAAGCCTGCCGCGCCGCCGAAAATGGCCCGGCATTCCTGGACCGCGTCAAGCAGGAGCTGGGGCTGGACCTCGAGATCGTCGATCGCCGCACCGAGGCCGAATTGGCTGTTACCGGTTGCGCCGACCTGATCGAGGGCACGGCACAGGGCGCCTTGATGTTCGACATTGGCGGCGGTTCGTCCGAACTCGCCTGGCTCGATTTCCGTGGTGGCCGTCCCAAATCGCAGGGCCGCATGTCGGCTTCGATTCGCTCCTGGCAATCGCTGCCGGTCGGCGTGGTCTCCATTGCCGAAAAGTTCGGCGGCATCGATGTGACGCCGCAAGTTTTCGAGGCCATGGTTAGCCATGTCTCCGAGCATTTGCGCCAGTTCCGCGGCCGCGAAAAGCTGCGCCACATGATCGGCACCCATCCGGTGCATCTGATCGGCACGTCCGGCACGGTGACGACGCTGGCGGGGCTGCATCTGGGCCTTGAGCGCTACGAGCGGCAAAAGGTCGATGGATTGTGGATGAAGCGCGGCGAGGTCGACGAGACCATGAAAGTGCTGCTCGGCATGCCGTTCGAGCGCCGCGTTGCCCATCCCTGCATCGGCAAGGACCGCGCTGATCTGGTGCTGCCCGGCTGTGCAATTTTCGAGGCGATCCGCCGCGAATGGCCCACTGAACGTGTGCGTGTCGCCGATCGCGGCCTGCGCGAGGGCATTCTGATCTCGCTGATGGACGCCGATCGTACGCGCAATCGCGCATCCCGCTACCCGTCGCGAAGGACAAGCAATGGTTGA
- a CDS encoding thermonuclease family protein: MKMLGLMRPVSIGALVAGMLFSFPAWGQTPLAMCGNRPNTPNKHCVVDGDTLWLQGENIRLKNFDTPEPQTQVCGGQAEIELAHRASARLLELLNANQWTLERFGTDGTSSRRRLATIRINGVDVGDILIAEGLARSWPNGDEWWCS, encoded by the coding sequence ATGAAAATGTTGGGTTTGATGCGGCCAGTTTCGATAGGCGCGCTGGTCGCCGGGATGCTCTTTTCCTTCCCTGCATGGGGTCAGACACCCCTCGCAATGTGCGGCAACCGCCCCAACACTCCAAACAAGCATTGCGTGGTCGACGGGGACACGCTTTGGCTGCAAGGCGAAAATATCCGACTGAAGAACTTCGACACTCCGGAACCGCAAACTCAGGTGTGCGGTGGCCAAGCTGAAATTGAGCTGGCCCACCGAGCGAGCGCAAGGCTTCTGGAACTTCTCAACGCCAATCAATGGACCCTAGAACGCTTTGGCACTGATGGGACTAGCAGCCGCCGCCGGCTCGCGACTATCAGGATCAACGGCGTAGACGTGGGCGATATTCTTATTGCTGAAGGCTTGGCCAGAAGTTGGCCTAACGGCGATGAATGGTGGTGCAGCTGA